A single genomic interval of Antechinus flavipes isolate AdamAnt ecotype Samford, QLD, Australia chromosome 1, AdamAnt_v2, whole genome shotgun sequence harbors:
- the LOC127548222 gene encoding olfactory receptor 7D4-like — protein sequence MYLVTVIGNLLIILAIGFDSHLHTPMYFFLSNLSFIDLCVISTTVPNMLVSILRENRTITYADCLAQMYFFMVFGLLDNFLLTAMAYDRFVAICHPLRYSVIMNPGLCGLLVLLSWLSVVSLYYGTGLGVYLSSSATHSSWKSTVASAMYAVVTPMLNPFIYTLRNKDIKNALRKLIRRTVSSQ from the exons ATGTATTTGGTCACAGTGATTGGAAACCTGCTCATAATTTTGGCCATTGGCTTTGACTCTCACCTCCATACCCCCATGTACTTCTTCCTTTCCAACTTATCCTTTATAGATCTCTGTGTGATATCTACCACAGTCCCCAATATGTTGGTAAGTATCTTGAGAGAAAACAGGACCATCACCTATGCTGACTGTCTTGCTCAGATGTATTTCTTTATGGTTTTTGGTTTGTTGGACAATTTCCTTCTTACTGCAATGGCTTATGACCGTTTTGTAGCTATCTGTCATCCTCTTCGCTATTCAGTCATCATGAACCCTGGGCTGTGTGGCCTGTTGGTGTTGCTTTCCTGG CTCTCTGTTGTTTCCTTATATTATGGCACAGGACTTGGAGTGTATTTGAGCTCTTCAGCTACCCACTCTTCCTGGAAGAGCACAGTTGCCTCAGCAATGTATGCTGTGGTCACCCCCATGTTGAATCCATTCATCTATACACTAAGGAATAAGGACATAAAAAATGCCCTTAGGAAGCTAATTAGAAGAACAGTTTCCTCTCAATAA
- the LOC127548212 gene encoding olfactory receptor 7D4-like — protein MYLVTVVGNLLIMLAIGSDSHLHTPMYFFLSNLSFVDLCVVSTTVPNMLVSILTENKAIPFADCLAQMYFFMGFVTLDNFLLTAMAYDRFVAICHPLRYTAIMNPKLCGLLVLVSWITVVSLFYGAGLGVYLSSSTTHSSWKSTVASVMYTVVTPMLNPFIYTLRNKDIKNALKRLISKIASSQ, from the exons ATGTACTTGGTCACAGTGGTTGGAAACCTGCTCATAATGTTGGCCATTGGCTCTGACTCTCACCTCCACACTCCCATGTACTTCTTcctttccaatttatcctttgtAGATCTCTGTGTGGTATCTACCACAGTCCCCAATATGTTGGTGAGCATCTTGACAGAAAACAAGGCCATCCCCTTTGCTGACTGTCTTGCTCAGATGTACTTCTTTATGGGTTTTGTTactttggataatttcctcctcACTGCAATGGCTTATGACCGTTTTGTGGCTATCTGTCATCCTCTACGCTATACAGCCATAATGAACCCTAAGCTGTGTGGCCTGTTGGTGCtggtctcctggataa CTGTTGTTTCCTTATTCTATGGTGCAGGACTTGGAGTGTATTTGAGCTCCTCAACTACCCACTCTTCATGGAAGAGCACAGTTGCCTCAGTAATGTATACTGTAGTCACCCCCATGTTGAATCCATTCATTTATACCCTAAGgaataaagacataaaaaatgCCCTTAAGAGGCTCATTAGCAAAATAGCCTCTTCTCAGTGA